GGTTGACTAGAGACGAGTCCTGGTAAACCCCTGGATCATAACGGAACGGGTCTCTGAGCACCTAAGCCAAAGAATCCCAGGTTCCTTTTGTCTGACCACAAGATTTCAGAACAGACTTGGGAGCTGTCAGGGTGGCTAATCTTTCCCTTCCCAGGTCTGGATGTCACATACCATCTGTGACTTCCATCTTGCCCCAGAAGATAAGGCATTTTAGTAgggaaaaatggaaagatctaCTCTCAGAATAAGTGATAATTCCtaacacattttatgttttagCGCATTTTTTGCCACTGTGCCACAATACCACAGGTGAGGTAGTTTATAATGAGCCTACAGTATTTGCTGGCTTGGGATCTTAGAATCTGCGTGGTCTAATGTAGAGGGGTCAGTATCTGAGAATGGCCTTGCCCTGTCACCCATGACAGAAGGGCAAAGAGAGAGCAGCAAAGGGAGCAAGATGGGATCAAGTCTACCATTGTACAAAAACTCACAGCCTTAACCCATTCCTGAAGGGGTAGCGCTCTCGTTNNNNNNNNNNNNNNNNNNNNNNNNNNNNNNNNNNNNNNNNNNNNNNNNNNNNNNNNNNNNNgtatagccctggctgtcctggaactcactttgtagaccaggctggcctcgaactcagaaatccgcctgcctctgcctcccgagtactgagattaaaggcgtgcgccaccacgcccggctcagtccCACCTTTTAATACCTCCAAAGATCAAGCTTCCAACACGTGAACTTTGAGGGACCTGTTCAAACCAagcataatttgaaaaaaaattaaaaactgaaagtcCCATAGTATGGGACTCTGTTCTTGTTTTTGCCTGTTCACGCCAAAATCATGAACACTAACAACTTGACCATAGTTCAAAGTTAATTAGAAACCAAGGCAAAGGCCGGATGCAGTcacacatccctttaatcccagaacttgggtggcagagaccagaagatctgtgtgaggagttcaaggtcaacctagtctacatagtgagttccaggacagccaggactacacagtgagacttctGAAAAAagccaagccaaacaaacaacaaagaaagaaacccaagGTTAATCAAACTCCAGTTCTCAGATCAGAACTCACTCAAAGAGGAGACCTGTTAAGACGACCCAGCACTGGTAACACCAGGATCCAGAAGAACCGAGTTTGTTATGTCAAACCCATTGTGTCCAGCTTGGTTGTCTGAATATCCTCACACTGGGTTCTCAGTGGAGGGACAGCCAGTCTCGCTACCTTTCCCTGTCTGTGGTTGGTTTCCACCCTTTCTCATCTAATCAAATGTGGATCTTATCAGGACACCTGCCCGCAGCAGATGGCTGTTCTTCATAGATAATTCGGATGGTGGAGCCCTGAGGAACACCCTAGTCTCTCTGTCCCACCggcctgtggctccagctgcctcCTTTCCTTACAGCATCCGTAGTCCCACAGTCCCCCCCATGAAACAGCCCTTCCTCCTGCCCAGGACCAGCTCCCTATTACCAGCTGCTCCCATCCCACCAAGGGCTGGTCACGGCTACATCATTTCCTTTGCTTCCCAGACTCCTTCCCTACAGCATATACATGTGCTCAAGTTTCTTCTCTATCAGCTCAAACCTCCCTCAACAGTCACTGAAAATCAAGGTGGCTTTTCAAAAATATGGGGGGAAAGTTGGGGGTGGACATCAAAGAAATTCCGTGGGCTTTCTGGattctgtttttttcctgttaaCTTAGTAAGTGTGTGGGTAGAAACCCATTAAATAGCTGGGTATAGGTAACCATAAAGTAATTTATGGttgtgcacacttgtaatctcaataCAGTCTGTCTCCAAAGAGTCAAAGAAGCTTGGTTAAGTTTGAGGCTAGGGCAGGGAGATTGCCATGAATTTAAAACCAGCTCAGATTATATagcaaagccctgtctcaaaaagaaaagaagagaggagaagaaaagaaaagaagagaagagaaaagaaaagaaaagaggagaaaagaaaagaggagaaaagaaaactgcatgcacatgtgtcAGGACTATTATAGCAGTTTTATTCCTAATAACATCAGACTGGAAACAATCCTAAGGTCTGCACTACAGCAATAAGgatttctagaagaaaataaacaccgggcctgggaagatagctcagtcaaAACAGTTTTGCTGCCCAATAAAAAACTGGCACacacttgtagtcccagcactaaggaaAAGGCAGTTCCTAGGGACTTGTGGCCAGCCAATCTAGTCTAATTGTCcagccccaggtcccagtgagagaacttgtctcaaaagacaaggcaggggcctagcaaacacagaagtggatgctcacagtcagctattggatggatcacagggcccccaatggaggagctagagaaagtacccaaggagctaaagggatctgcaaccctataggtggaacaacattatgaactaaccagtaccccggagctcttgactctagctgcatatgtattgaaagatgacCTNgtcggccatcattggaaagagaggctcattggacttgcaaactttatatgccccagtacaggggaacgccagggccaaaaagtgggagtgggtgggtgggagggtatgggggacttttgggatagcactggaaatgtaaatgaggaaaatacctaaaaaaaaaaaaagacaaggcagATGGCTCCTGAGGTACAACACTCCAGCTTGACATCCAGTCTCCAATGCATGCACACTAATGCATGCACATCCACAAACAACTACAAacaactacacatacatacacatataaaacccAACTCTATGTAACAGCATATCAAGCAAAGAAAGCCAGACCCTGAATTTCACATGCTGTAAATTCTCTTTGTAAaggtttcaaacacacacacacacacacacacacacacacacacacacacaaacaagtaatCAATGCTCATAGAGGCCATAATAAGAATTATGCTGGTCATGGGGGGTGAGGGAGGATGAAATGGTGATCTGAGGAAACTCAGGGGCTTCTGGCTTCTAGGAataagtgtttctttttctggctGTTGGTGGTACAGTCAAGACTCACTGAGCTGTGCCTATCATTTGTGCTTTCTTGTAACCATGCTATGCTCCAGTAAAATCCACAGAGAGGGACAGttgagaggggagagaaagcgAAGAGGGAAGACAGAGCCCCACAAAGCTGTTAATACTAGCAATTATGCTGATAACCGATCCTGTAGCTCTCTTTATATGTGGGCAAACAGTCGACCAGCAGGATATACTGGGAAGTGGCAAGCGATCTAGATGTCCTGATTATTCAACCATAAGTGTTAAACAATTCATAACACATCCATAATGGCCTGTTATTTAACCATTACCAGGAACAGGGTTGATTTTTATGGACCAATGTGCAATAACCTCCAAGACATAATGTGAGGTCAGCAGGCTCAGAAGGTTCATAGAATGCAATCCTCTCTGCAGgacaacatgcacacatatagacTGCAAGCACATACAGGGGTTGGGCTTTCTGGCCTAAGGCACACTGCTCTCTCTAAAGCTCTTCTCTATAGCTATGTCCAGTCCTACCTGCTGGACTACACTGTCTCTGAGCATTGGATCATGGGGGTCTTATGAAGTTGTTTAGCTTATAAAAAGATCAATATCCTCTTGAATATGAGTAAGGTCAGGAGCTTGGCAGCAACAGAAGCCGGCTTGGCTGTCTGGAAGACGGACTGGATATGGGTAGACTTGGAGCCTTGTGACTTAAGAACCATGCTCCCAAGCATCCCTGCTGTCCAGGAAACACAGTGCAGAGTGAGAGAATTTCCAGGTCTCAGGAGAGCCATTGCCTTCTACCCTGTAAGAATGAAGCAGGCAGACAACACGACTTGGGTAACCTCACACTGCCAAAGAGGTGTCTTAGGTCCAAAGCCCAAGCACATGGCTTTGTACTGAGCAGTTGCCAGGGGCCATACTGCAGACTCAGAGCCAGCAGGCTACTGCTTCTCTCCAGGCAGAAGTAGCATCTGGAAAGCAAGGGTAGGACCTAGGGGTCTGGATGGAAACAGGGGTGGGAGCAATTGGGAAGCAGTGGGGAAAGATGGGGGTTCCTGTGCACTGGAGTCAGGGCCAGAAGAGTCCTGGGTAAGTTTGAATGTCCAGAGGTTTTGAGTATGGGACTGTATATTGTCCACTTTTGGAAAATCCTTCCGGCGATGAGAGGCAGATGCCAGCCTGGAGGTAGGAAGTTTTGCTGGGAAAAGGTAACAATCATTCAGGTCTGTCTGTATAGCAGCCTGAGCAAGGGGAGGAGTGAGTGATGGGGACAGTTGGAGCAGTATTTTAGAAGAAACGGTGATGTCATTGGTGAAAGAACAAACACAGGAAAGGGAGGAGCTGAAGGTGAACCATGTTACTAGATCAAGAGGCAGAATGTCCAGGGGCACCCTGCTGGAGTGAGGACATCAAATTAGGGTAAATACAAGTTCACTCCCAAGAATgctggatgagagagagaggtacCTGAGAGGTGCTCCAGACAGAAGCCAGCAGGGTTGATAGGGCTGGTGTGATGCATTCAGTCAACAGTTATTGTGAGCTGATGTGGATAGATCAGCCATGCTCCCCATCCCAGAAGAGACAGACAGTACGCAAAGACACAGAAACACTGCAGAGCATGCAGAGTGCATGAGGAGGTAAGGCAGAGACAGCAGTGAGGGCGTGAGGTCAGTCTGAGTCCACAGGTATGCTGGGAGAGGCTGTCCAAGGGAGACGTGCCAGTAATGTCACAGCAAATGCTGAGCCCTGGAGACAGCAGTTGATGGGACAGGTGACCCAGAGGAGCCCTGGCTGCTTGTCTTAGTTTTGTGTTATAACAACACTTCCGAGACCAGGAAGtttatatacagtgtgtgtgtgtgtccttgtggaGACTGGATGTTAACCtccaatgtcatttttttttttgagggggggagggttcaagacatggtttctctgtgtagccctggctgtcctggaactcactctgtagaccaggctgtcctggaactcactctgtagaccatgctggcctcgaactcagaaattcgcctgcctctgcctcctaagtgctgggattaaaggcatgagccaccaccgcccagctctggTGTCATTTCTTAGGAGCCACCTACCCTGGTTTTGTTGGATTTGTTTAAGACAGAGTGTCTCATTGGGATTGGGTGTAGGGACCTTGACTTGACCAGGCTGACTGAACAGTGAAGCCCAGTGTTTTCTGCCTGTCTggacttccccagtgctgggattacaggtgcgtaccaccatgcctagctttttatgtCGGTTCTAAGGGTGGACCTCGGGTCTTCTTGACGAAAGctttttaccaactgagccacacaccTCCACTTCCTATGTAAAAAGTCCATTCTGCTCAGAGCTCTGCAATCCAGGGAGACTAATTCTGCTCACCctctgacgtgtgtgtgtgtgtgtgtgtgtgtgtgaggggggggtcTTCCTGCTGGATTATGACACAATAGAGTGTCATGTGGCCAGGCAGAGTGAGCAAGCTAGCTGGTCTCTCTAATTTTAAGACCCCATAACCCTTCCTTTATCCCAATCACCCTCCAAAGGCTCCCTCTCCAAATACTATTAACATATTACTCTGGAAATTATTCTCCAACACATACTCCATAAAACCATGTGTGGGAGAGAACAGGAGACAGTGGGGACGTTGGATGGGCATTATAGAGGCATTATAGGTAAGGGTGAACACAGGGAGTCAGAAATTCAGTGTGGGAATGAGgcaaaagcaatttaaacagGCCCGAGTAGAAGACTAACTCCATGTGTGTTAAATGCCCCAGTAGTTAGACATGTGAATTCACCTTTAAACACTCCTACTGTTACTTTCAACAAACTCCCTTTCTTTGGTTCACTTAATTCCATTGTCAAGCCAGTGTGAAACTGTGAGGAATCAGGGTTGCAACTATAACCCTTAGGCCTTACCAGCTTAAGGGCAgggctctctgcctgcctgcctctccgcCTGCTCACCTGTCTGATAAAAATAGGTAGCATAATGTCCAGTTCCTGTCTGCTCATATCAACTATTATTCTCCCAGACCTCCACTAGTTTCAAGGCTCTGCAGTGAGGCATCAGGGGGTTAGTAGAGGGGTGCCCTATTGCTGCACTGTAGGTTGGATGGGGGCACGACATACTGCATGCATGACCTCTGCTCTCCAAGACTTGTGATGAGTGTACATGAATAACCGCACCTAAAGGCCCAAGGGGAAAAAACGGATACTCAGGATTTGGGTCAGGTCTCACGTAGGCCTGAGGACACCCCAAGTGGGTGTCCTTTGTATGGCCACTGGGGAGGACGCGCAGGCTTCATGAGGTACATGTCGGGTGGCTGACTACACGGCTGTAGTTCTTTTGTAGCAGACGGCAGATTAGAATAGGAAGAGCATTTGATCTGGCGCCATGCAGGAAAAAGCGGATGTCGTCCCTAAACCCAAGCAGCTTTCAAGCCTCTTCCTGGGCAGAGATGCGGTCCTAAGAGCCAGCGACAGcttaaaagaaattagagacagGGTGAGGCCGTCCCTGTGGGTCCCGCCTACCAGATCCGTCCACGGCGTGGGGCCAGCGCGCGACCTCTGCGAGCAGCCCCTGCGCAGAAGAGGACCTTACTGCGGTCGACTGCCGCCGCGCCGCCGCCGGGACCTTTCCCCTACTTTCCAGGCCTCACGCCCCGCCTCTAGCCCGGACCAAAACACGTGCCGCCGCCCGCCCCGCCGGATCACGCCGCAGCCAGGCTCCGATCACGCGCCCCCCCGCGGCGCCCATTGGCCCGCTTCTTGCCGGCCTGGCGCCGATTGGCTGGCGGCAGAGGCCATGCCCCCAGCAGGGAGCGGTGTATTTTGGTTTGCCCGCGCGCCCCGCCCAGGGCCGCTCCCTCCGCGGCGCCCCGCCCCTCCCGCGCCTCCCGGGCCGCGCGGAGGCAGAGCCGCGCGGCAAGGAGGGCGGAGGTGCGCGCCGGGAACAGACGCTCGGGACACGGCTGCCCGCCGCACACGTGCAGCCTCCGCCGCACGCAGAGCTCCTGCCTCGCAGCATTGCTGCCTGCAGGCCGTTCGGCACCATGCACTCGCCGGGCTCCACCGGCCCGGGCGACGGGCGCGCGGTAAGTGACGGGGCTGAGCGCGGGACGAGACGGGGGACGCGGGAGGGATGGTGACTTCTCGCTGCGGTGGGAGCTGCGGATTTGCTCTGGTCGGGGCAGGGACCGGGAGGCTCGGCCGggtcagggtggggaggggggtgtgttAGCGCGGCAGCCTGCCTTCAGCTTTGTCTCTTGTCCGCTGCGGCCCCGCCCGGCGCGGCTATTTCCAGCCATGACGTCACCCGAATCCAGAGGAGGACTGCTGTTGTATGTGGGCGCGGCTGGCGGGAACTTGGGGGCGGAGTCAAAGCAGGGGCGCAGCATGGGGGCGTGGCGAGAGCGGCTAGTAGTGTGGGGGCGGGGCCAAAGCTAGGGCGTGGGCAAGCGTGCTTGGAGGAGATATTGGGGAACTAGATGGGACCAAGGCGAAGGACATGGTGAAAGCACCTGGTAGTAGTGTAAGAGGGCGGAACCGAAGCTAGAGAGCTTGGTGAGAACCTCTGGTAGGACTGTGGGGCGGGGCCGATGTAAGAGTGCTTAGTGAGAGTTTATCTAGGGGCGGGGCAAAGGCTAAGCGGAAGGGAGGGAGTGTGGTGAGAGCTTCTGGTAGGCCTGTAGTGGGAGGGGCTGTGGGTGGAGCCAAAGTAAAGGTGTCTCTGGAGGGTGTGGCCAGAGTGCCTGGATGGGGTTAGGAAGGAATGAGGAGCAAGGCAATAGTGTGTCTTGATAGGCGAGTGTGCAAGAGTGTGGTTCGAAGAGGTGTGTCAGCCAAGCTTAATGGGCTGGTAAGGGTAGAGCTGGGCGAAGGGTGGAGTCTAAGTGAGAAGGGGTGTGGTAAAATGGGACTTTGCAGGCTTGGGCCCAGGGACTGAGTGAAGTCATGGCAGGGACCTCTGTCAGAAGGTGTAGGATGCGGAGCAACGGGACCTGACAGAAATGTAGGGGGGCAGAGAAGTGGTACAGAGCAGGTTCCTGGTGAGAACACAGTATTACATGGACTCAAGGGAACCTACGTTCGCATCCTTTCCTAGTATGGGGCTGGACATTGATTCCACTTGAAGGCTCAAAATCAAAATACCCTTCCAGGAGGTTGTCTGGCCCCTATGGTCATATCTTTGCCTGTTCACTGAAGGGGAATCTGGACAGACAGGAAGTTTTGAAGCTCAGAAAATATGTATGGAAATATGTGTCCATAGGCTTAAGTTTCTCTTTTGGACAGGATGGGTTCcagtcccttcctccccactcctgcGTGTAAAGGTGACATGGTATACAGGAGGAGACACCTTTCCTGGATTATGGTTGAGCTTTCTCATGCTGCTCCTCTCACCTGACCTCCTCCCTAGTTCTCATAACAAGTGATTTAATGTTTCTGAGTCTGCTGAGGAAGCAGGCAGTCACGGAGGACTGTGCTGCTGTGGAACCTAGGTCCAGCCACTGGGAAATTAAGCTTGGGGTAGTGCTTCCTTTCTTAGGGACACCACTCTGGTCCTTTTGAGCTAGATGACCTTACCCACCAGCTAACTGGCTGCTTGGTTTCATCTGCTGCTTGGTCTGTTTCCCTTTCCTACAACACCTTCCTACTAGCCATTCTGGTGTGTACCTCTAGCGTTAATCTTCATCCTTTAGCCAAGAGAAGAAGTCAGTAACCTGTTTATTTTATAGCTGTGGGGAATGAATTCAGGGGCACACATGAGGTAGTCAGGCATTAAACTATTGAGCAATCGCCCCGCCTTGAAACCTTTTTAAGAATcagggggtttttttgtttgtttgtttctttgttttttttgtggaAACTGTTTCTCAACCAACCCCAGTCTTCAGAGCTTGAAAACAAAGTTGTGTTGAGAGTCccgtttgggttttttttattccaaGACAGAGACCATTGCTTTGTTAAGGGTGCGGCACATGTCTATGGTAGACCCACACGCCTGTCAGGGTTACCGTCCCTTTATTCTCCTGAACTAAGAGGCCACTGTGTTGTGCTGCCTTTAGGCTGACATCGTGGACATTTGTGAGTCGATCCTGGAGAGGAAGCGGCATGACAGCGAAAGGTCCACGTGCAGCGTCCTGGAGCAGACGGACATCGAAGCTGTGGAAGCTCTTGTCTGCATGAGCTCTTGGGGTCAAAGGTCTCAGATGAGACCCCTCacgcctgtctctgactctggtgATGTCACCACTGCTGTGCTTATGGACACGGCTACACCTGATCTACCAAAGGACTTCCATTCTTTTTCAACTCTGGtaagaggaggtggggaagagaaGCATTTTTGTGAACTGCCTGGAATAGCGTAGGTAAAATGTGCTGGAGAACTTGGAAGGAGattaacaaatgatgctggccaAGAGGCTGCCTGTACTCCTTTTATGTGGATGCCAAAGTGTGAAAATTCCTCTCTTAAATGTGCTTTCTGTTCAGTGGTAGGTCATAACTTGCTGACAGGTGCTCAGGGACAAAGCCTGTAGGTGGTTGCAGAAAGGTGTATTATGCTTGCTTTCTAGGAGTCTTAAGGTGTGGTCTTGAGTGGTCCCAGACTAGGATGAGGATTTGTGGGAAACGAGAACACATGTGCTCTGACATCAGACAGTCTTTAGCTTAGTGGAGACATGTCACCTCTGCCTTCCTGTGACAGCCAACTAGTGTAACTTGAAGTTGGTAaaccagtattttatttttaggttttaacTTACAGCACCAGTGAAAGTGCTTCCAGGTTGGAGAAGTCAGATCGAATGCTAGCAGTAGTGCAGCTGAGAGCTGACTGCCCAGGCTAGGGACTTGCTGGAGAAGCATATGGGAGGAGGAACTGGAGGAGTTGGTGGCAGTGACCACTGGAGGAAGTCCAGGCTGGCTCATAGTAGCccctcaggttttcaggcttgggcTTTTGTGAGGTGGCCAAGAAACTGCTGGGAGCCAGCACAGAGAGGTTTGGCTCAGGAGAACCAGTGCTTTCTTGATTTAAGGACTGAAACGTCATGAgcacttttattttaaagtaagaatctgttttctttctgcagTCCTTGTAGTTAAATTGCTTATTTCAGTAGCTACACATGACCGAGGGTTGACACCACCCTTCCTTCCAACAAGACATATGCATGGTTGAGTAGGGACAGTCCGTATTGGGAGAAGTGGGAACAGCAGAATCCCCAGCGATCCCTTGGGTCAGTCAGCGCAGTCCCCTCACAGGCAGCGGGAGCAGTGCCGTCAGATAATTTCCTTGCTGCTCTTTTGACCAAAACAACCTTTGATGTGgtgctgttctttctttccctttttcttttaaaaagtgtataaCTCCTCCTCAGAGCCCAGAGCTCACGGAGCCGTCAACAGGGACCCCTGTTCCTTCCCAAGTAGTTAACTCCAAAGGATGCATGGTCACtgccctccccccatcccctacTGGGGGCCCCAGAACACTGAGCAAGAGGGAACCACTGGAGCCAGCCTCAGGGTCCTCCTGCAGGGCTGTGATGACCAGTGTAATCCGTCACACTGGGGAGAGTCCTGCTCCTTTGTGCTTCCCAACTGGCCCCACTCAAGAGCAACGAGCATCCGACAGCGGAGAAGGACAGGAGCGTTTGCTGGACCACCTTGAAGCCTTGCAGGACACACGCTTGGCAAATGGCTTACTCGTCACTAACTTGGTTTCCTGTCAGCCTTGCTTGCACAAGTCCGGTGGTTCGTTCCCCACTGACAAAGGCCAACAAACAGGATGGCCCGCTGCTGTTCAGACCTGCTTACCAAAGAATCCTGAAAGTGACTTGTCAAGGAAAACCACCCCTCTGatttctgtccctgtctccagTCCCCCTGTCCTTTGCCAGATGGTCCCTGTGGCTGGACAGAATGGCTTGTTCTCAGCTTTTTTGAAACCTCCTACCCAGTTGCCTGCAGGGACTATCAAACCCATTCTACCCCAAGCTGCTTCAATGTCTCAGCCTGTGTTCATGGGCCCACCTGTGCCTCAGGGAACTGTGATGCTGGTCTTGCCACAGAACACCTTCCCCCAGCCTGCTGCCTGTCCATCCAGTGTCATGGCCATTGGAAATACCAAGCTGTTGCCCCTTGCCCCTGCACCAGTGTTCCTTGCCTCCAGCCAGAACTGTGCCCCTCAGGTAGACTTTTCCCGAAGGAGGAACTATGTTTGCAACTTCCCAGGATGCCGGAAGACCTACTTCAAAAGTTCCCACCTTAAAGCTCATCTTCGCACTCACACAGGTAAGTGGTAGGGGTAGAAGTTAAGTCCGGTTCTTCCTCTCAGCCcctgctcccagaaataagactcagactcaaattatatttacaaataccttggccatatagctgagctctactctgactagatcataacttagataacccaattattttaacctacattctgccacatggctggtctCCTGCCCCATGGCTCAGGTACCATGTCTACCTCAACTAATGAGGATGTATATAGTTCAGTTCTCAGTGAAACCAGCTCATTTCAAGTGCATGTGGCTAGTGGCTTCCCTAATGGCAGGAGAATATAGTAGATCTTCCCAGGTGAATCTcctgcctggctctatcccagaattcttccCAGAAGTCCTACCTCCTATTTCCTACCTAAGCCATAGGCCAGGGGATTATTGACAGGTACCACATCCATACAgacataaaatattctttctaCAGTGGGGTGCCTGGTGTGATGGGAACACAGCTCAAGGGAGGAAAGATCCCTGAGACCCCTTTAAGAGAGGCAGGTACCTGCCggagggaggagagaatgggGACGTGTGATGGCTTTAGGATACTCTTCACCCTACTACAGTAGGCGTTAGTAAAAACATCCGTGTGACTGGAGGTGTGTTCAGACCCTCAAAGTTCATACTATAGAGTGTTTTAACTGTACAGTTGAAACTGTAGAGTTTTAGGTTAAGAAGTCACACAAGTTATAAACtcctgagtttatttttttttaacattctctGGCCATTAGGATAGCCACTAGCCATATGCACTTGAAAAGGGGTGGTTTGAGAACTACATTGCACATTCTCATTAGTCGATGTTTTACAGCTCCGTGAGCTGGTGACTGCCAGCCATGCTGTCCAGCAGGGACACTGGGCGCCACCTGGCAGGAATCACTTGGTAGAGTAGAGCGAGTGTTTCTTAGGTGCTCTGTGAGTTGATGTGTTTGGCATTTTTTTGTGGTCCGGTGGTTACATAGTCTAGTCTTCTTGTTAAAGCTGACTTTAGAGAATCACATATttacatgtgagcatgtgtacaGACGTCTGCAGTAAAGCTTCCTACACTCAACCCTGAAACATCACCCCATTAGGATGTCTGGATCGAGTACAGGAATGGCCTGGAGAGAGTTCCTGCTGcagttttttatttcaaaataggtTGATGCAGGCTGGCTTCTAATTAGCACAGTGTACTCGGGCTGTGGCAGACTCCACTTCAGAACGGTGTACAGTCTGGTATGCAGACATTCCAGAAAGAATTGTCCCTTCATATGCTGGAGCCGAGGTTGGCTTTAGGTTCGGACCTTACAGCTGCCCTGGACTTGTCTCCTTGTCAGAGCAAACACAGGCTCTTTTGTTCTCATCTGTCTGTTTCCACACATCAGCCTCAGccctctcccatctctgcctaTTGATCCTTTCAGGGCCTGCCCCACATCAGTTGAGTGTATGTTGATATCCATCCTCTTTGACCCTAGGGAGTTATTGTGTCTCACCACCACTTCCTTTGTTGCTTcacttctgctttgtttttacaattttaggatttttaaattatcattatcactactactactactactattttggtttggggtttttaaacagtgggtttttttctctgtagtcctggccatcctggaacttgctctatatacactaggctagccttgaaatccacct
This genomic window from Mus caroli chromosome 12, CAROLI_EIJ_v1.1, whole genome shotgun sequence contains:
- the Klf11 gene encoding Krueppel-like factor 11 produces the protein MHSPGSTGPGDGRAADIVDICESILERKRHDSERSTCSVLEQTDIEAVEALVCMSSWGQRSQMRPLTPVSDSGDVTTAVLMDTATPDLPKDFHSFSTLCITPPQSPELTEPSTGTPVPSQVVNSKGCMVTALPPSPTGGPRTLSKREPLEPASGSSCRAVMTSVIRHTGESPAPLCFPTGPTQEQRASDSGEGQERLLDHLEALQDTRLANGLLVTNLVSCQPCLHKSGGSFPTDKGQQTGWPAAVQTCLPKNPESDLSRKTTPLISVPVSSPPVLCQMVPVAGQNGLFSAFLKPPTQLPAGTIKPILPQAASMSQPVFMGPPVPQGTVMLVLPQNTFPQPAACPSSVMAIGNTKLLPLAPAPVFLASSQNCAPQVDFSRRRNYVCNFPGCRKTYFKSSHLKAHLRTHTGEKPFTCSWDGCDKKFARSDELSRHRRTHTGEKKFVCPVCDRRFMRSDHLTKHARRHMTTKKIPGWQAEVGKLNRITLAESPGSILEPLPASG